Within Winogradskyella helgolandensis, the genomic segment ATACCCTTCTGCCAATTCAGAGGATTCTAAAAGTCCTGAAATTAATAAATTAAGGTGCTCTGCCGAGAAAAAAGTTGGTGTACCTCCACCTAAATGTAATTCTTTAATTACTGGTTTAGACTCCAACAACGCTAAGTACAAACTCCATTCTTTTAAAACCGCTTTAATATAAGGAGATTCAACTTCATGACGTTTAGTAATGCGTTTATGACAACCACAAAAGGTGCACAGACTTTCGCAAAAAGGCAAATGAATATATAAGCTTAAGCCTTCAGTAGCATTACTCTCAATAAAAGCACGTTTTAATGATGCTTTCCACCCTTCTAAAGAAAAAGATTCTAAATCCCAATACGGAACCGTAGGATAGCTCGTATAACGAGGTCCTGCAACATTGTATTTGTGGATTAATGACTGACTCATACCTATTTATTAGCTTTCAAAATTAGAGTTAAGTGACAATAAAAAATATGATATTTATCATACGGTAATAATTTTTAGTTTATCAATCACACGTTACTTGCATTAACGCAGTTATATGATTAATTTTACTTAAAATAAAAAACATCATGAAAAGCTTAAAATTCGTATCCCTATTAGTTATTGTTAGTTTAGTTTTTACATCTTGTAAAGACGAGAAAAAAGAAGGAGAAATTAAAACAACTGAAACTGTTGAAAACACCATTACATATGTTGTTAAACCTGAAGCGACCAATGTAAAATGGACAGCTTATAAAACGACCGATAAAGTACCAGTAGGTGGAGAATTTGCAACGCTAAATTTTGAAGAAAAAGCAGGTACAACACCAGAAGAGGCTTTAAATAATTTAGAATTTTCAATTCCGGTAAGTAGTTTATTTACTAAGGATGAAACTAGAGATGAAAAGCTAAAAACGTCATTCTTTGGTGCGATGTTAAATCCTGAATTATTAAAAGGAAAAATTAAATATGCCAACAACGCGTATGTTGCTGAAATAACAATGAATGGAGTTACTAAAGACTTACCTTTAGAAGTGAGCATCACCGATGAAAGACGTGTAAGCATGAAAGGCACCATGGATCTTAAAGATTGGGACGCATTAGGCGCATTAGAATCTTTAAACAAAGTGTGTTTTGATTTGCATAAAGGTGCTGATGGTGTGAGTAAAACGTGGGAAGATGTCGCTATTGAAGTGAGCACTTTTTTACGTGACAAGTAAACTACTATTATCTTTCATTACTAATAGTCTCATCTTAAATAGTATCAAATGAATTAATATTAATTGTAATTGAGCACTTGAAGCATTTTTTACTTCATTAATTTGTACCCAATGTTAGTCGTCTTAATGCTATAAACCATAGCCAATAGAGACGGATTATAACACTGTTAAACATATTAATTCCAACTAAAAATTTGAGCATATCATGAAAAATTTAAATGTAATACTATTATCTTTCTTAATAATCTCTGTAGCAACAGCTTGTAAAGACACTAAGAAAGAAACCGACACCATGCCGGAAACAGAAACTGAAGTTATAGAAGAAAACGTTGATACCACATCCAACAAATTATCAGTAACCTTATCACCTAAAAGTGATAGTAACATAGAAGGAACTATTAACTTTACAGAGACTAATGGCGTGGTTAGTATGGTTGGTACGGTTACCGGATTAGAAGAAGGAGGACACGCGATTCATATTCATGAAAAAGCCGATTGTTCAGCAAACGATGGTTCATCCGCTGGAGGCCATTGGAATCCCACAGCACAGCCGCATGGCGCTTGGGGAGCAGAAACGGGGTATCATAAAGGGGATATCGGAAATTTAACAGCAAATGCCAACGGACGTGCTACCATTACAAAAACAACAGATGAGTGGTGTATTGGCTGTGGCGATGAGACTAAAGATATTTTAGGAAAAGCAGTTATTGTACACATTGGTGTCGATGATTTAACATCGCAACCTTCTGGTGACGCAGGCGCACGTATTGGTTGCGCAGGAATTATACAGTAAACAATATAGACATATAAACACTAATTAATTGTTAGAACAATTGCGGTGATTCACTTCCCCATTTCTGCGAAAACTTCTAAATAATATCGCTATTTAATGGAATTAGAACTACTGGTAAAACAGTTTCAAGATAAAAATCATACGGCTTTTGAAAAGCTATATGGCATGTACCACAAAAGTATACATGGAGTGGTTTACAATATCGTAAAAGACACGGCTATTGCCGATGAGTTGATGCAAGATGTCTTTATAAAAGCCTGGCACAAAGCCGATACCTACTCGTCAAAAAAAGGACGTTTTTTTACGTGGATTTTAAATATAGCGCGCAATGCAGCTATAGATAAAACACGTTCTAAAGCGTTTAAACAATCAAAACAAAACCTCAACACTGATTATTTCGTAGATATCATAGCCAGCCATGATAACTTAGACAACAGTACGGATGCCATTGGTATTAAGAATTTTGTAACACAATTAGGCGAAAAATGTAAAGCCGTTATTGAGCTCCTTTATTTTAAAGGATTTACGCAAAAGGAAGCTTCGGAAGAATTACAAATGCCAATAGGTACTATTAAAACAAGAAACCGGAACTGTATTCAACAATTAAGAGATATGGTATTGTAATATGGATATTAAAGCATACATAGAATCAGGTATTTTAGAGCTATACGTAGCTGGTAAACTTTCTGAAACAGAAAACGAAGAGATCTATCAACTCCTAAAACAGTACCCAGAGCTGTTACAAGAAGTTATAGACATAGAAGGAGCTGTAGTTAAACTAACCGCAGCAGTATCACCAAGAGCAAAAGGTTTTGAGTCTATTGAGGCAAGACTAAAGGCTGACGACACTAAGGTTGTAGAATTACAACCGAGAGCCACTAGCTGGATAAGCTACACAGGTTGGGCAGCCGCTATTTTATTAGCTGTAGGTTTATTTTGGACACAAAGTTTAAATACCGGTCTAGAACAAGAATTGCAAACTGCTGATATAGAAAACCAATATCTCGAAACACAAATAGAAGATGCCAAAACCGATTTGGTAGCTACTAAAAACCTATTGAATGTTATTAGAGATAAAGACATCATTGCAGTACCACTTGGTGGCCAAGGAAATTATGCGTCTAGCTTTGCCAAAGTGTATTGGAACAAAGCTGATAATACTATTTATTTAGATGCAGAAGGGCTCCCAGACGCACCCGAAGGAAAAGTATGGCAAGTATGGTCCTTAACCTTAAATCCCCTTACACCAACAAGTTTAGGAACTATAGACGACTTTAATACCGACGACAATAAAATCTTTACCATTGTCAACGTTAACGAAAGTCAGGCCTTTGGTATCACTTTAGAACCAGCAGGAGGAAGCACTTCTCCAACAATGGATCAATTATATACACTTGGTGTCGTAAATACTGAGTCTTAAATAAAAAACATCTTATTTTGAAAACCACCTTGTGACCACTTGGTGGTTTTTTTATGCGTTACATTCGTAACTTTACGTATAGACATTCGAATTGTTTTGGTTAGCTTTACGCTATAGAATAGCTATTAAATTATCTTATCCCGAAATAATTCGGGATATCGGTAATGGCAGTTATTATATAACGAGTTGCCTACAATATAAAAATCGAAACTAACAACAAAAATGAAAGGAAAAACAATATTTATCATAATTAGTATTATAATACTTTTATTGATTGGTTGTTTTTATGCTTATATCAATGCACTTGGTTCAATGTGGGTACTCAATAAGCCAGACGAAAGTCCTTATTTCGTAACTACTAAATCAATAATTATTAAAAATATACCATTGCCAAAAGGAACGAAAATCACATATAAAAAACGGTATTTCTGGGAAAAACACAAGCAAAATAAATTACTAAATGAAGAGAATGTTACTGATATTTCTTTTATGGAAGGAATTACAATAGATTGGGGAGGAGTACCGATAACTTCTATTCATAAATTTTTTAATTCAGAAATGAAAGGGTTTTCTGTTTATGCCGATTTCGATAAGTTGAATAAAAATAATAAAACACAATTCTCTAATCTATGGTTCAGTTGTAATAATAATTTAGGAATAACTGTAGAAAACACAAATGATTGGTCTTTTAACAAAAAAAA encodes:
- a CDS encoding YceI family protein; this encodes MKSLKFVSLLVIVSLVFTSCKDEKKEGEIKTTETVENTITYVVKPEATNVKWTAYKTTDKVPVGGEFATLNFEEKAGTTPEEALNNLEFSIPVSSLFTKDETRDEKLKTSFFGAMLNPELLKGKIKYANNAYVAEITMNGVTKDLPLEVSITDERRVSMKGTMDLKDWDALGALESLNKVCFDLHKGADGVSKTWEDVAIEVSTFLRDK
- a CDS encoding anti-sigma factor: MDIKAYIESGILELYVAGKLSETENEEIYQLLKQYPELLQEVIDIEGAVVKLTAAVSPRAKGFESIEARLKADDTKVVELQPRATSWISYTGWAAAILLAVGLFWTQSLNTGLEQELQTADIENQYLETQIEDAKTDLVATKNLLNVIRDKDIIAVPLGGQGNYASSFAKVYWNKADNTIYLDAEGLPDAPEGKVWQVWSLTLNPLTPTSLGTIDDFNTDDNKIFTIVNVNESQAFGITLEPAGGSTSPTMDQLYTLGVVNTES
- a CDS encoding superoxide dismutase family protein, with product MKNLNVILLSFLIISVATACKDTKKETDTMPETETEVIEENVDTTSNKLSVTLSPKSDSNIEGTINFTETNGVVSMVGTVTGLEEGGHAIHIHEKADCSANDGSSAGGHWNPTAQPHGAWGAETGYHKGDIGNLTANANGRATITKTTDEWCIGCGDETKDILGKAVIVHIGVDDLTSQPSGDAGARIGCAGIIQ
- a CDS encoding RNA polymerase sigma factor, with amino-acid sequence MELELLVKQFQDKNHTAFEKLYGMYHKSIHGVVYNIVKDTAIADELMQDVFIKAWHKADTYSSKKGRFFTWILNIARNAAIDKTRSKAFKQSKQNLNTDYFVDIIASHDNLDNSTDAIGIKNFVTQLGEKCKAVIELLYFKGFTQKEASEELQMPIGTIKTRNRNCIQQLRDMVL